A portion of the Thermosediminibacter oceani DSM 16646 genome contains these proteins:
- the copZ gene encoding copper chaperone CopZ, whose protein sequence is MPHCCNHGPGRSDITLKVSGMSCSHCKHAVESAVKALPGIEKVDARVEDGKVDVSFDPSKVSLEQITRAIEDAGYEVQR, encoded by the coding sequence ATGCCTCACTGCTGTAATCACGGGCCGGGGAGATCTGATATCACGCTAAAGGTATCGGGCATGTCGTGCTCCCACTGCAAGCACGCGGTAGAATCCGCGGTAAAGGCTCTGCCGGGCATTGAGAAGGTGGATGCAAGGGTTGAGGATGGCAAGGTGGATGTGTCCTTCGACCCTTCTAAGGTATCTCTTGAGCAGATCACGAGAGCTATTGAAGATGCCGGTTACGAGGTGCAAAGGTAA
- the cysK gene encoding cysteine synthase A produces MENKISRINDSILDLIGMTPMVRLSRLSPEGGAAIAAKLESFNPGGSVKDRISYSMILDAEKRGILRPGSTIVEPTSGNTGIGLAMVCAVKGYRLILVMPASMSIERRRLLKAYGAEFVLTPPELGMKGAVEKALELTREIKDSFMPQQFENPANPEIHEKTTAIEILEQTGGKLDAFVAGVGTGGTITGVARVLKKEMPHVKIMAVEPAASPVLSGGKPGLHKIQGIGAGFIPRVLDLNLIDEIITVSNEDAFSTARELSTKEGILAGISSGAAVFAARKVAKTLNPENLVVTVLPDTGERYLSVEGLFPSE; encoded by the coding sequence ATGGAAAACAAAATTTCCCGCATAAATGATTCCATTCTCGATCTGATAGGTATGACCCCGATGGTCCGCCTGTCCAGGCTCTCACCCGAAGGCGGCGCCGCCATCGCGGCAAAGCTCGAATCTTTTAATCCCGGAGGCAGCGTAAAGGACCGCATATCCTACAGCATGATCCTGGACGCCGAAAAGAGGGGAATCCTGAGGCCTGGTTCAACTATAGTGGAACCAACTAGCGGCAACACCGGTATAGGTCTTGCCATGGTATGTGCCGTAAAAGGATACCGCCTGATACTTGTCATGCCGGCCTCAATGAGCATAGAACGGCGCAGGCTTTTAAAGGCATACGGTGCTGAATTCGTTTTAACTCCTCCGGAGCTGGGCATGAAAGGAGCAGTAGAAAAGGCTTTGGAACTCACGAGGGAAATAAAGGACTCTTTTATGCCCCAGCAGTTTGAAAATCCGGCCAATCCGGAAATCCACGAAAAAACTACGGCTATTGAGATACTAGAGCAAACCGGAGGCAAGCTCGACGCCTTTGTGGCCGGGGTCGGCACCGGCGGAACCATAACCGGCGTCGCCAGGGTATTGAAGAAGGAAATGCCTCACGTCAAAATAATGGCCGTGGAGCCGGCAGCGTCTCCCGTGCTGTCCGGCGGTAAACCGGGGCTTCATAAAATCCAGGGTATCGGTGCCGGCTTCATACCAAGAGTGCTGGACCTCAATTTGATAGATGAAATAATAACGGTAAGCAACGAAGACGCTTTTTCTACAGCCCGTGAGCTTTCCACAAAAGAGGGAATCCTCGCCGGCATATCTTCCGGAGCCGCGGTGTTTGCTGCCCGGAAGGTGGCAAAAACCTTAAACCCAGAAAACCTTGTGGTAACGGTGCTCCCGGATACCGGCGAGCGCTACTTGAGTGTGGAGGGCTTGTTCCCTTCGGAATAA
- a CDS encoding YHS domain-containing protein: protein MAIDPVCGMNVNENDAVATSTYNGQTYYFCSKHCQIAFDKNPEKYLKNKEDKGHHHCCC, encoded by the coding sequence ATGGCTATCGATCCGGTATGCGGTATGAATGTAAATGAGAATGATGCTGTTGCCACATCTACTTACAATGGCCAAACCTACTATTTCTGCTCCAAACACTGCCAAATAGCTTTTGACAAGAATCCTGAAAAATATCTGAAAAACAAAGAAGATAAAGGTCATCATCACTGCTGTTGTTAG
- a CDS encoding heavy metal translocating P-type ATPase has translation MAEAIEKAAQNIALTIKGMTCASCAARIEKALSKMDGVQEVNINFATEKASITYDHGEVSIADFVQKIRDLGYDVIADRVELGLKNMTCASCAARIEKVLSRAPGVLKASVNFAAETATIEYLSSLTDVKNLIKVIRDIGYDAYEKTEMDVDREKQEREKEIRSLGRLVVISAILTTPLLMTMIFSVMGLHGGILANPWLQVVLATPVQFIIGYRYYRGAYHNLKNGSANMDVLIAMGTTAAYFYSLYNVFTLPMEMIHNYLYFEGSAVIITLITLGKYLEAVAKGRTSEAIRKLLGLQAKTARVIRNGEEMEIPVEQVEVGDIVVVRPGEKIPVDGVIIEGYSSVDESMLTGESIPVEKRVGDEVIGATINKTGTFKFKATKVGKDTVLAQIVKLVEEAQGSKAPIQKLADRISGVFVPAVIAIALITFAVWYFVFDNFTAGLINAVAVLVIACPCALGLATPTSVMVGTGKGAELGVLIKGGEHLERAHRIRAIVLDKTGTITKGKPEVTDIIPAGNLGEEEILSFAAIAEKNSEHPLGEAIVNKAKESGLELSDPESFEAIPGHGIYAKIKGRQVILGNRRLLKTKNIPTEGIEDLLSKLENEGKTAMIMAMDGVLEGIVAVADTVKENSREAIDELKKMGIEVWMITGDNERTAKAIARQVGIENVLAEVLPEHKAEEVEKLKKQGKITAMVGDGINDAPALAAADVGIAIGTGTDVAIEAADITLMSGDLKGIVTAIKLSRATMRNIKQNLFWAFIYNTVGIPFAALGYLSPAIAGAAMAFSSVSVVTNALRLKRFKP, from the coding sequence ATGGCGGAAGCTATTGAGAAAGCAGCGCAAAATATAGCGCTAACTATAAAAGGGATGACTTGTGCTTCCTGCGCAGCCCGTATTGAAAAAGCCCTTTCAAAGATGGATGGAGTGCAGGAAGTAAATATAAACTTTGCGACTGAAAAGGCGAGCATCACCTATGATCACGGAGAGGTTTCGATTGCGGACTTTGTACAGAAAATAAGGGATTTGGGCTATGACGTCATAGCCGACAGAGTGGAACTGGGGCTGAAGAATATGACCTGTGCTTCTTGCGCAGCCCGCATCGAAAAGGTACTATCCCGGGCTCCGGGAGTTTTGAAAGCATCGGTGAATTTCGCAGCCGAGACCGCTACGATCGAGTATTTAAGCAGTTTGACCGATGTAAAAAACCTCATCAAAGTTATTCGGGACATAGGTTACGACGCCTACGAAAAGACAGAAATGGATGTGGATAGGGAAAAACAGGAAAGAGAGAAAGAGATTCGGTCTTTAGGCAGGCTGGTGGTAATTTCGGCTATTCTTACGACCCCCCTACTCATGACGATGATTTTCAGCGTCATGGGCTTGCATGGAGGTATCCTTGCAAATCCATGGTTACAAGTAGTGCTTGCTACCCCCGTGCAGTTTATAATAGGCTACAGGTATTATAGGGGGGCTTATCATAATCTGAAGAACGGGTCCGCAAATATGGATGTGCTGATAGCCATGGGCACTACGGCAGCTTATTTTTACAGCTTGTATAATGTTTTTACCCTTCCCATGGAAATGATTCACAACTACCTTTACTTTGAGGGGTCGGCGGTTATCATCACTCTCATTACCCTGGGCAAATACCTGGAGGCCGTAGCCAAAGGCAGAACGTCGGAGGCCATCAGAAAATTACTGGGCCTGCAGGCCAAGACTGCCCGGGTGATAAGAAACGGCGAAGAAATGGAGATACCCGTGGAACAGGTGGAAGTAGGGGATATCGTAGTGGTAAGGCCCGGTGAGAAGATACCGGTGGACGGTGTTATCATAGAAGGTTATTCTTCTGTGGATGAATCCATGCTCACAGGCGAAAGTATCCCCGTGGAGAAAAGGGTAGGGGACGAAGTAATAGGTGCTACCATAAATAAAACGGGCACCTTCAAGTTTAAAGCCACTAAAGTTGGCAAGGACACCGTGCTTGCCCAGATCGTGAAATTGGTGGAGGAAGCCCAGGGGTCGAAAGCACCGATTCAAAAACTTGCTGACCGGATATCGGGGGTTTTCGTTCCCGCCGTTATCGCCATTGCCCTTATCACTTTTGCGGTCTGGTATTTTGTATTTGACAACTTTACTGCAGGACTCATAAACGCAGTAGCGGTGCTTGTAATAGCGTGTCCCTGTGCGTTGGGGCTTGCGACGCCCACTTCAGTTATGGTGGGAACTGGAAAGGGCGCCGAACTCGGGGTGCTTATAAAGGGCGGTGAACATCTGGAGAGGGCCCATAGGATCAGGGCGATCGTACTCGACAAGACGGGAACCATTACCAAAGGAAAACCGGAAGTAACCGATATTATTCCGGCCGGAAATTTAGGGGAAGAGGAAATCTTAAGTTTTGCGGCTATAGCAGAGAAAAATTCCGAACATCCTCTGGGTGAGGCCATCGTAAATAAAGCCAAAGAAAGCGGGCTTGAACTTTCCGATCCTGAAAGTTTCGAGGCTATACCCGGCCACGGCATATATGCCAAAATAAAAGGTAGGCAAGTTATCCTGGGTAACCGCAGGCTCCTGAAAACCAAAAATATTCCGACGGAAGGCATAGAGGACCTGCTGTCGAAGCTTGAAAACGAAGGCAAGACCGCGATGATAATGGCCATGGATGGGGTTCTCGAGGGCATCGTGGCAGTAGCCGATACTGTAAAGGAAAATTCTAGAGAAGCCATCGACGAGTTGAAGAAAATGGGTATCGAAGTTTGGATGATAACCGGCGACAACGAGCGCACCGCCAAGGCCATAGCCCGGCAGGTGGGAATAGAAAATGTCCTGGCCGAGGTACTTCCCGAGCATAAAGCAGAAGAGGTGGAAAAGCTAAAGAAGCAAGGTAAAATCACCGCCATGGTTGGGGACGGCATCAACGACGCCCCGGCGCTTGCGGCTGCTGATGTCGGAATAGCCATCGGCACAGGCACCGACGTGGCTATCGAGGCGGCGGATATAACGCTCATGAGCGGTGATTTGAAAGGGATAGTGACTGCCATAAAACTCAGCCGAGCCACCATGAGAAATATAAAACAAAACCTGTTCTGGGCTTTTATCTATAACACTGTTGGTATCCCGTTTGCTGCTCTCGGGTATTTAAGCCCCGCAATAGCGGGAGCCGCCATGGCTTTCAGCTCGGTTTCGGTGGTGACCAACGCCCTGAGGTTGAAGAGATTTAAACCTTGA
- a CDS encoding NusG domain II-containing protein gives MLTRGDKILIASVLVFAVAIFTGFQIYGFGGGRTYAVIEVDGRQYQKISLGSDGPKLQLKVPGVLGELIIEVDRDRVRVVSADCPDKDCIRQGWASRPGQMLVCLPNRVVVKIESEKSPEGPDVVSF, from the coding sequence ATGCTGACAAGAGGGGACAAGATTTTAATTGCATCAGTACTAGTGTTTGCCGTCGCGATTTTTACCGGTTTTCAGATTTATGGGTTCGGCGGCGGCAGGACTTATGCCGTGATAGAGGTGGACGGCAGACAGTATCAGAAGATTTCCCTCGGCAGCGATGGACCGAAACTTCAGCTGAAGGTGCCGGGAGTGCTGGGAGAACTTATCATAGAAGTTGACAGGGACAGGGTCAGGGTAGTTTCCGCCGACTGTCCCGATAAGGATTGCATAAGACAGGGGTGGGCGTCCCGGCCCGGGCAGATGCTCGTGTGCCTTCCGAACCGGGTTGTAGTTAAGATAGAAAGCGAAAAGTCGCCGGAAGGACCGGATGTCGTGAGTTTCTGA
- a CDS encoding manganese catalase family protein gives MWFYEKKLQYPANVRGCDLGMAKYLFAQYGGPDSELSAAVRYLTQRYTMPIPQAKALLTDIGTEEMAHWEIIGTLIYKLTEDATPEQMREAGLGDHFAQHDKALYPHDAAGVPWTAAYIQATGDPITDLHENMAAEQKARTTYEHLISLTDDDGVIATLSFLREREVVHFQRFGEALMLVKEHYEHKHIFY, from the coding sequence ATGTGGTTTTACGAGAAAAAACTTCAGTACCCTGCTAATGTAAGGGGCTGCGATTTAGGCATGGCAAAATACCTGTTTGCACAGTACGGCGGTCCGGACAGCGAACTTTCCGCTGCGGTGAGATATCTCACCCAGCGTTATACGATGCCCATACCTCAGGCCAAGGCACTCCTGACCGACATCGGTACCGAGGAAATGGCCCACTGGGAAATTATCGGTACGCTCATATATAAACTGACCGAAGACGCCACACCCGAGCAGATGAGGGAAGCCGGACTGGGGGATCATTTCGCTCAACATGACAAAGCTCTGTACCCCCACGATGCTGCCGGAGTGCCCTGGACCGCAGCCTATATCCAGGCTACCGGCGATCCCATAACCGACCTCCACGAAAATATGGCGGCCGAACAGAAAGCCCGCACCACATACGAACATCTCATTTCCCTCACCGACGACGACGGAGTCATTGCAACGCTCTCCTTCCTCAGGGAACGGGAGGTAGTTCACTTCCAGAGGTTCGGCGAGGCATTGATGCTGGTCAAGGAACACTATGAGCATAAACACATCTTTTACTAA
- a CDS encoding DUF2512 family protein — MKNNVFALLFKLAMNIVLAWVAFGIIGRNPLTYVIILGIATTVINLVLGDLFVLPKYGNTVASVGDGFLGVLTALVMDQLVLEFTTSPMTLLIYGFTILVGEFMFHSYLQNLRLITR, encoded by the coding sequence ATGAAAAATAACGTTTTTGCATTACTTTTCAAGCTGGCTATGAATATAGTGCTTGCATGGGTAGCCTTCGGGATTATAGGGAGGAACCCTCTGACTTACGTTATTATCCTGGGAATTGCAACCACGGTGATCAATCTGGTCTTGGGGGACCTTTTTGTGTTGCCGAAATACGGTAACACGGTAGCTTCGGTGGGGGACGGCTTTTTAGGGGTACTGACGGCGCTGGTTATGGACCAACTGGTGCTGGAATTTACAACAAGCCCCATGACTCTCCTGATTTACGGTTTCACAATACTGGTGGGAGAATTCATGTTTCACAGCTATCTACAGAATTTAAGACTGATAACGAGATAG
- a CDS encoding LDCC motif putative metal-binding protein, protein MAGWLKRFLENLAKVNEKEFGGKKMDCCELHRTQEKRPVNNNKKNTK, encoded by the coding sequence ATGGCTGGATGGCTTAAAAGGTTTCTGGAGAATTTAGCTAAGGTCAATGAAAAAGAATTTGGCGGTAAAAAGATGGATTGCTGTGAATTACACCGAACTCAGGAAAAACGCCCGGTGAATAATAATAAGAAGAATACAAAATGA
- a CDS encoding HesA/MoeB/ThiF family protein: MILPKEQLYRYLRHIIMPEISGPGQKKLIESTGLVISSSLDCALPLLYYLTAAGIGRIYVAAEKFNQEFLYLKENLEDLNPDLKIEFLEDATALPTGEKLDFAVFINNFKAAKYLKEIPAILAATRPWKGYMRTVKRADLLDDTLPETIDGDYSERGSAGAAFSRCLAGTLCAIEAVKLCLNMGRLLESPLYFDLDDMEFKTGVSWNEFIKADIPEHPLEKEKLSRSKVLIVGTGGLGSLAALALTLAGVGTIGLVDIDTVEISNLNRQILHTTSRIGMPKVESAEIFLKKINPEVNVVKYHTRFDRENALEIIKDYDVIIDGVDNLPTRYLLNDACVLAGKPLAEAGVLRFEGLGMTVVPGEGPCYRCVFPKMPPPGSTPSCSETGVLGPVPGVMGSIEAAEAAKILTGRGKLLSGRLLIFDAMELDFKLPDLKKDPGCPVCGQSPSIRGLSGEYDFVCERKENNL, from the coding sequence TTGATCCTGCCTAAAGAACAGCTATACAGGTACCTCAGGCACATAATAATGCCCGAGATCAGCGGGCCCGGCCAGAAAAAACTCATCGAATCCACGGGTCTTGTAATTTCTTCGTCTCTTGATTGCGCTTTGCCCTTGCTTTACTACCTCACGGCTGCGGGCATAGGACGTATTTACGTTGCTGCGGAAAAATTTAATCAAGAATTTTTATATTTAAAGGAGAACCTCGAGGACTTAAACCCGGACTTAAAAATAGAGTTTCTAGAGGACGCAACCGCCTTACCAACCGGAGAAAAACTCGACTTCGCAGTTTTTATCAACAATTTTAAGGCTGCAAAGTACTTAAAAGAAATTCCCGCAATCTTGGCAGCAACGCGGCCGTGGAAGGGGTACATGAGGACGGTTAAAAGAGCGGACCTCCTCGACGATACATTACCCGAAACGATAGATGGTGATTATTCAGAGCGTGGTTCAGCCGGAGCCGCCTTTTCCCGCTGCCTCGCCGGAACATTATGCGCCATAGAAGCCGTAAAGCTGTGCCTGAATATGGGCCGTCTGCTCGAGAGTCCTCTGTACTTTGACCTTGACGATATGGAGTTTAAAACCGGTGTATCTTGGAACGAATTTATAAAAGCCGATATTCCGGAACACCCGCTGGAAAAAGAGAAGCTTTCGCGCTCCAAAGTGCTAATAGTCGGAACCGGAGGTCTCGGCTCTCTTGCAGCGCTGGCTCTTACCCTGGCCGGCGTGGGAACCATCGGACTCGTGGACATCGACACCGTGGAAATAAGTAATTTAAACAGGCAGATTCTGCATACCACTTCCAGAATCGGTATGCCTAAAGTTGAATCGGCAGAGATTTTCTTGAAAAAAATAAACCCAGAAGTGAATGTTGTAAAATACCACACCAGATTCGACAGGGAAAACGCTTTAGAAATAATCAAGGACTACGACGTGATAATAGACGGCGTGGACAACCTACCTACCCGCTATCTCTTAAACGACGCTTGCGTCCTGGCCGGAAAACCGCTGGCCGAAGCCGGTGTACTCCGGTTCGAAGGCCTGGGTATGACGGTAGTTCCCGGCGAAGGTCCCTGTTACCGCTGCGTTTTCCCCAAAATGCCACCACCGGGCAGTACTCCCTCCTGCTCCGAAACGGGCGTACTCGGTCCCGTCCCCGGAGTCATGGGGTCCATAGAGGCGGCCGAAGCGGCCAAAATCCTGACCGGGCGCGGTAAGCTTTTGAGCGGAAGACTCTTAATCTTTGATGCAATGGAGCTGGATTTCAAGCTGCCCGATTTAAAGAAGGATCCTGGCTGTCCCGTGTGCGGCCAAAGTCCATCCATAAGAGGCCTTAGCGGTGAATACGATTTTGTCTGTGAAAGAAAAGAAAATAATCTGTGA
- a CDS encoding IS1182 family transposase, with protein sequence MLTKKNREIIEQVELVSIDSLVPQDHLLRAVEESIDFNFIYDEVKDLYSENTGRPSIDPVVLIKLLMLQALYGIRSMRQTIREVEVNVAYRWFLGYGLQEKIPHFSTFGKNYERRFKESDLFEKIFERVLMEAIECGFVKTDAVFIDATHIKASANKNKYIEKVAKQRTQKYKEELLKEINAEREANGKKPFEEEDDDDDNNKGENSSKKVRVSTTDPESGMFQKGEKERCFAYTASVACDRNNFVLGVKIAPGNVHDSQVFSDLFQEVNDKFSKIEAVVVDAGYKTPGICREIIEAGALPVMPYKRPMTKDGYFKKREYVYDEYYDCYICPNNQILEYSTTNRAGYREYRSNPQICCKCPMRLQCTKSKNYTKIITRHIWEHYIEIAEDIRHTQWGKELYKMRGQTIERVFADAKEKHGMRYTNLRGLRKVGHYLTLLFACMNLKKLALWKKRRGTFPPTVPALHSFFLKIFFAFNKKPLLGYAS encoded by the coding sequence ATGTTAACGAAGAAAAATCGAGAAATAATAGAGCAGGTAGAATTAGTAAGCATCGATAGCTTAGTACCTCAAGACCATCTCCTTAGGGCAGTAGAAGAAAGCATCGATTTTAATTTCATTTATGATGAAGTAAAAGACCTATATAGCGAAAATACAGGAAGACCTAGTATTGACCCGGTAGTGTTAATTAAGCTACTCATGCTCCAAGCATTGTATGGAATCCGCTCCATGCGCCAAACCATCAGAGAAGTAGAAGTCAATGTAGCTTACCGTTGGTTTTTAGGCTATGGATTACAAGAAAAAATACCTCACTTTTCAACTTTTGGAAAAAACTATGAACGGCGGTTTAAGGAAAGTGATCTATTTGAAAAGATATTCGAGCGGGTGTTGATGGAAGCAATAGAATGCGGGTTTGTTAAAACAGATGCAGTATTTATCGATGCTACTCACATAAAAGCCAGTGCCAATAAGAATAAATATATCGAGAAAGTCGCTAAGCAACGGACTCAAAAATATAAGGAAGAACTTTTAAAAGAAATCAACGCCGAACGGGAAGCAAACGGTAAAAAGCCCTTTGAAGAAGAAGATGATGATGACGATAACAACAAAGGAGAAAATAGCTCTAAAAAAGTCAGGGTAAGCACCACAGATCCTGAAAGTGGGATGTTTCAAAAAGGGGAAAAAGAGCGCTGCTTTGCCTACACAGCTTCTGTAGCCTGTGACCGGAACAACTTTGTCCTTGGTGTCAAAATAGCACCTGGAAATGTTCATGACAGCCAGGTATTCTCCGATTTATTTCAAGAAGTAAACGATAAATTTTCTAAAATAGAGGCGGTAGTGGTTGATGCAGGCTACAAAACCCCCGGGATATGCAGAGAAATCATTGAGGCAGGAGCGCTTCCCGTTATGCCCTACAAGAGGCCGATGACCAAAGATGGCTACTTTAAAAAACGCGAATACGTCTATGACGAATATTATGATTGTTACATATGCCCCAACAACCAAATATTAGAATACAGCACCACCAACCGGGCGGGATACCGGGAATATAGGAGCAACCCCCAAATATGCTGTAAATGTCCCATGCGCCTACAGTGCACCAAAAGTAAAAATTACACAAAAATCATAACTCGGCATATATGGGAGCATTACATAGAAATAGCGGAAGATATAAGACACACCCAATGGGGTAAAGAACTATACAAAATGCGCGGCCAGACCATCGAGCGGGTATTTGCCGATGCGAAGGAAAAGCATGGCATGCGCTATACAAATCTACGAGGCTTGAGGAAAGTTGGACATTACCTCACGCTTCTTTTCGCATGCATGAATTTAAAAAAGCTGGCTTTATGGAAGAAAAGACGGGGAACGTTTCCGCCAACAGTCCCCGCTTTACATTCGTTTTTCTTAAAAATTTTCTTCGCCTTCAACAAAAAGCCGCTTTTAGGTTATGCATCCTAA
- a CDS encoding MFS transporter: protein MKKSTGIQLALLCLVPFIMVLGNSMLIPVLPAIKEAVGINQFQVGLFITAFSIPAGLVIPFAGMLSDQIGRKKVMAPALIIYGIGGIVAGLSSILLKNPYWGILAGRIIQGVGAGGTYQLAMAIVGDTFSSEERSKALGLLEASNGLGKVVSPILGASIAMIIWYFPFFAYGILAIPVGIILYFFVKEKAEFKKQSLQNYISAVKAIFDKKAAGLFTSFFAGMTALFSLFGILSLYSDILEMNFDAVGFKKGLIIAGPVLVMASFSYALGILLEKRKNKGLKIFILAGLILIVSGHIQFSLVKEFWPLFFSVLILGAGVGLIMTPVNALVTGSCSVQRRGIITCIYGSLRFFGVAVGPPIYAFSERYGILPVVLAAGSLSLIALIIAMFLLVPEKILSDKENKKEG from the coding sequence GTGAAAAAGAGTACCGGCATCCAGCTTGCCCTTTTATGTCTCGTTCCTTTTATAATGGTTCTCGGTAATTCCATGTTGATTCCGGTATTACCGGCCATAAAAGAAGCCGTAGGTATTAACCAGTTTCAGGTGGGCCTTTTTATAACGGCTTTTTCAATACCAGCAGGCCTTGTGATCCCCTTTGCGGGAATGCTTTCCGACCAGATAGGCCGAAAAAAAGTGATGGCTCCTGCCCTGATAATTTACGGTATAGGCGGGATAGTGGCGGGGCTGAGTTCAATTTTGCTTAAAAATCCCTATTGGGGAATCCTTGCAGGAAGGATAATTCAGGGAGTGGGTGCCGGGGGTACCTACCAGTTGGCCATGGCCATAGTCGGTGATACCTTCAGTTCTGAAGAGCGGAGCAAGGCTCTCGGCCTGCTGGAAGCGTCCAACGGGTTGGGCAAGGTGGTAAGCCCCATCCTCGGTGCCAGCATAGCAATGATTATCTGGTACTTTCCCTTTTTCGCCTACGGTATCCTTGCCATACCGGTCGGCATTATCCTCTATTTTTTTGTTAAAGAAAAGGCCGAATTCAAAAAGCAGTCCTTACAAAACTACATCAGCGCAGTGAAGGCAATCTTCGATAAAAAAGCTGCAGGCCTCTTTACCAGTTTTTTTGCCGGAATGACGGCTTTGTTTTCGCTTTTTGGCATTCTTTCCCTTTACTCGGATATACTTGAAATGAATTTTGATGCGGTGGGTTTTAAAAAAGGCCTGATTATTGCTGGCCCGGTGCTCGTTATGGCTTCGTTTTCCTATGCACTGGGTATACTGCTTGAAAAGCGGAAAAACAAAGGCTTAAAAATCTTTATACTGGCGGGGCTTATATTGATAGTATCGGGACACATACAGTTTTCGCTCGTCAAGGAGTTCTGGCCGCTGTTTTTTTCCGTCTTAATCCTTGGGGCCGGCGTCGGCCTTATAATGACCCCCGTAAATGCTCTGGTAACGGGTTCGTGCAGTGTCCAGCGAAGGGGCATAATTACATGCATCTACGGTAGCCTCAGATTTTTTGGCGTGGCGGTAGGCCCTCCCATTTATGCGTTTTCCGAAAGATACGGTATTTTACCGGTAGTGCTGGCAGCGGGTTCGTTGAGCCTGATAGCCCTTATTATTGCCATGTTCCTCCTGGTGCCCGAGAAAATACTTTCGGATAAAGAAAACAAAAAAGAGGGATAA
- a CDS encoding spore coat associated protein CotJA, translating to MTRPENMSKGCDGMRLAEAYIPMQTYGETFDPRTALMYGTIFPELYRPYRPKHGKSHK from the coding sequence ATGACAAGACCCGAAAATATGTCAAAAGGCTGTGATGGCATGAGGCTTGCAGAGGCTTATATACCCATGCAGACCTACGGGGAAACTTTCGACCCGAGAACAGCCCTTATGTACGGAACCATATTTCCTGAATTATATAGGCCGTATCGTCCTAAACACGGAAAATCTCATAAGTAA
- a CDS encoding spore coat protein CotJB has product MHDYASMVDMLREIQALEFAVYDLALFLDTHPCDRRALEDRNKLVNRLSQLRKVFEDRYGPLRLDSFESQFPYRYINDPWPWEIHY; this is encoded by the coding sequence ATGCATGATTACGCATCGATGGTTGATATGTTAAGAGAGATCCAGGCATTGGAGTTTGCTGTTTATGACCTGGCCCTTTTCCTTGACACCCATCCCTGTGATAGGAGGGCCCTGGAAGACCGCAACAAACTGGTGAACAGGTTAAGCCAGTTGAGAAAGGTGTTTGAGGATAGATACGGGCCGCTTCGCCTTGACTCCTTCGAATCTCAATTCCCCTATCGCTACATCAACGACCCGTGGCCTTGGGAAATCCACTATTAA
- a CDS encoding biotin transporter BioY, whose amino-acid sequence MNKNLDVREIASIALFASITALFGYISIPLPFSPVPITLQTLAVMLAGSVLTPKAAFWSMTVFLFMGAIGLPVFSGGTSGLGILFGPTGGYLMSWPVASYLIALILKKVNPNLATLLLVNILGGIVIVYAVGVSYLAYMTNMTLTAAIMAGALPFIPGDLLKAVVSSVLALSLRKALQWKISSM is encoded by the coding sequence ATGAACAAAAACCTCGACGTCAGAGAAATCGCCTCCATAGCGCTATTTGCCTCGATTACAGCTCTTTTCGGCTACATTAGTATTCCTCTACCCTTCAGCCCCGTACCCATCACGTTGCAGACCCTTGCTGTCATGCTGGCGGGAAGTGTGTTAACCCCCAAGGCTGCATTTTGGAGCATGACTGTGTTCCTCTTTATGGGAGCTATAGGGTTACCCGTATTCAGCGGTGGTACCAGCGGTCTCGGGATCCTGTTCGGCCCCACGGGAGGCTATCTCATGAGCTGGCCCGTAGCTAGTTACCTAATAGCTTTAATCCTGAAAAAAGTAAATCCCAATCTTGCTACGCTTTTACTTGTAAATATCCTGGGTGGTATAGTAATTGTATATGCCGTTGGCGTTTCATATTTGGCATATATGACCAATATGACCTTAACCGCCGCTATAATGGCCGGAGCACTGCCGTTCATTCCGGGTGATCTTCTGAAAGCAGTCGTCTCCTCGGTACTGGCACTGTCGCTCAGAAAGGCGCTTCAGTGGAAAATTTCCTCGATGTGA